From the genome of Aspergillus oryzae RIB40 DNA, chromosome 4:
tcaAGCGAGAGGATACTTTTTACCGTTGCCCCATCTAATAATGGAATAAGCTGGCCCAATGGCTTAGTGATGCCCTCTGCGATGGAGTCGATGCTCTGACAACATTGTTTGGACCGATGGGTGTCTGGACAGATACCATTGTTTGCCTTTGGTGAGAcagaggcagaggcagcAATAGAGCTCAGCGCTGGGTGTGCGGATTGTTTAGTTGGGGTTGAGGCTGGGGTCTGCTGCTGAGAGAAGGGGATTGCGGTTGAAAGGGTTATTGTGGTTAAAAGGAGTAGTATCGTTTTGGGATTCATTGTGACCGAGTGGATGTTAGTCGTTGCCCTTAGCTTTGTGGTCGTATAGGGGTTTGGGGAGGATCAAAAGTCGCTGAATTTGAGTGCCTGTTTGGTAAAGAATAGACGTATAGGTAGTAAAGTATGGTAAGCActgaggaaagagggaagcTTAAGTGATTATGAAGCTCATTCCTATGATCATATGCGACAGGTTAGAATTAGCGGCTATAGCATCGCGTATGTTTGGGGCTAGGAAACAAGGGATAATAAGCGCGACATG
Proteins encoded in this window:
- a CDS encoding uncharacterized protein (predicted protein), which translates into the protein MNPKTILLLLTTITLSTAIPFSQQQTPASTPTKQSAHPALSSIAASASVSPKANNGICPDTHRSKQCCQSIDSIAEGITKPLGQLIPLLDGATVKSILSLDFFLYILPRSC